One region of Streptomyces leeuwenhoekii genomic DNA includes:
- a CDS encoding toxin: protein MRSVLAALGEEAGRRIDRPAPPRVVMHEFCQAMAQRTGRPVQLLFRAFPADTPVSGMRLDLGGRSIIVVEEHVVPEAQLVILGHELWHEEQGDCGHHVAGMSAAARALTDKSAEAVHRAAEQILTAEEVPREALLTVAARAEFAHDHEVDAETFGLLFGREVRTWMTGRYAQSPVNPATVEGRLNLSLLGRGGRIIR, encoded by the coding sequence ATGAGGTCTGTGCTCGCGGCACTGGGGGAGGAGGCCGGCAGACGCATCGACCGTCCCGCTCCACCCCGCGTGGTGATGCACGAGTTCTGCCAGGCCATGGCCCAACGCACCGGCCGGCCCGTTCAGCTCCTCTTCCGGGCCTTCCCCGCCGACACCCCCGTCTCCGGCATGCGACTGGACCTCGGGGGGCGAAGCATCATCGTGGTCGAGGAGCACGTGGTCCCCGAGGCGCAACTCGTCATCCTCGGGCACGAGCTGTGGCACGAGGAACAGGGCGACTGCGGACACCACGTCGCCGGGATGTCCGCTGCGGCCCGCGCCCTCACCGACAAGTCGGCCGAAGCCGTGCACCGCGCCGCGGAACAGATCCTCACTGCCGAGGAAGTTCCCCGCGAGGCCCTCCTCACCGTCGCCGCCCGTGCCGAGTTCGCCCACGATCACGAAGTCGACGCGGAAACGTTCGGCCTGCTGTTCGGCCGGGAAGTCCGCACCTGGATGACCGGCCGCTACGCCCAGAGCCCGGTCAATCCGGCCACCGTCGAGGGCCGCCTGAACCTGTCACTCCTCGGGCGAGGCGGTCGCATCATCCGATGA
- a CDS encoding MAB_1171c family putative transporter yields MNPDFHIPYIVPTALLAVALAFKLPTLVRASRDPDVRATTILLTCATAVLVVITPVNIHRLNVWTGIPNIAAPWAYSFLTAFCATGLTMIMRWREPPSERRRRRIIAIYWIYAGIIVALWATFLLADVPEPRIYDLDTYYATTPWMREHTLLYVLAHMVSSLVAASMLWKWYPEVTNRWLKCGVVFLQAGYASGLLFDVGKLIAVLARWTGNDLDWLSTQAAPPFALLEAILVALGFLVPQAGPFLHGWGRDQREHIRLRSLWRAVRVIEPAAATARLGWWAPLDLRLMQRQQRIHDALRLLAPYFDAAAYERLYAVAAARYPEPKARGAAGALALQDATDAYRNRTPHDTSDQPQIGPGVTDHIDDVARALRHPRLLDSVRHRATTTESTTAHA; encoded by the coding sequence ATGAACCCCGACTTCCACATCCCCTACATCGTCCCGACCGCGCTACTGGCCGTCGCCCTGGCGTTCAAGTTACCCACGCTCGTACGGGCCTCACGCGACCCGGACGTACGGGCGACCACGATCCTCCTGACCTGCGCCACGGCCGTCCTGGTCGTCATCACCCCGGTCAACATCCACCGCCTCAACGTGTGGACCGGGATCCCGAACATCGCCGCACCCTGGGCGTACTCGTTCCTCACCGCGTTCTGCGCCACCGGCCTGACGATGATCATGCGCTGGAGGGAGCCCCCCTCCGAGCGCCGCCGCCGACGGATCATCGCCATCTACTGGATCTACGCGGGCATCATCGTCGCGCTCTGGGCGACGTTCCTCCTGGCGGACGTGCCCGAGCCACGCATCTACGACCTCGACACCTACTACGCGACCACCCCGTGGATGCGCGAGCACACCCTGCTCTACGTCCTCGCTCACATGGTGTCGTCCCTGGTCGCCGCCTCCATGCTCTGGAAGTGGTACCCAGAGGTCACCAACCGGTGGCTCAAGTGCGGCGTCGTCTTCCTCCAGGCCGGATACGCGTCAGGTCTCCTCTTCGACGTGGGCAAGCTGATCGCGGTCCTCGCCCGCTGGACCGGCAACGACCTCGACTGGCTCAGCACCCAGGCCGCACCGCCCTTCGCACTCCTCGAAGCCATCCTCGTCGCCCTGGGCTTCCTGGTCCCCCAGGCCGGGCCCTTCCTCCACGGCTGGGGCCGGGACCAGCGCGAGCACATACGGCTGCGCTCCCTGTGGCGAGCCGTCCGCGTCATCGAGCCGGCCGCCGCAACCGCCCGGCTCGGCTGGTGGGCGCCGCTGGACCTGCGCCTCATGCAACGCCAGCAGCGCATCCACGACGCCCTCCGCCTGCTCGCCCCGTACTTCGACGCCGCCGCGTACGAGCGCCTGTACGCCGTGGCGGCGGCCCGCTACCCCGAGCCGAAGGCGCGGGGGGCCGCAGGCGCCCTCGCCCTCCAGGACGCCACCGACGCCTACCGCAACAGAACACCGCACGACACCAGCGACCAGCCGCAGATCGGCCCCGGCGTCACCGACCACATCGACGACGTCGCACGGGCGCTACGCCACCCCCGCCTACTGGACAGTGTCCGTCACCGGGCAACCACCACAGAAAGCACGACTGCGCATGCCTGA
- a CDS encoding ABC transporter ATP-binding protein, with amino-acid sequence MGWSQHADAFLELGFRAMIVRLPALLGASFRLARQADRRAARTVLTVEAGRGMAQAVSLLAVNSVLGRLMADGPIEERLRGAAPALATVAAVTAVAAVLRAVSTYATGRLEPKVERVATEQYLERAANVELAAIEDHAFHKLLDTAQYGAASARRMIMYGTRVINAMISLVAAAGVLTVLHPVLLPLLVTMTLPSAWSALTVARRRYESFHAWVQHARAGRLLGSLLIEPEAAPEIRVHGVGGFLLRHFRAMSETAEAEQARLARLAARTGLIAAAWTGMATVATYATLGGLLLGGAMALSVAGTAVIAIRTGSQSLETLVVEVNALHEEALFVGDLERLYSEAAGWAVPSGGVALPEDPREIRFENVTFRYPGDAARPALDDVTLTLPLGRIIALVGENGSGKTTLVKLLAGLYTPDRGRILWDGVDAAAADRHALAERIAMVAQDFKRWPFTARVNVAVGRASVPVDDERVTAAVAEAGAEEVVADLPRGLNTLLARNFSGGHQLSGGQWQRLGIARAAYRRGRILIVDEPTAALDARAELEVFDTIRALADSGQTVVLITHRLASVRHADLVHVLDQGRLVESGTPEELLAAGGVYAELYSLQAEQFHRAPVPAPEAD; translated from the coding sequence ATGGGCTGGAGCCAGCACGCCGACGCGTTCCTGGAGCTGGGTTTCCGGGCCATGATCGTCCGGCTGCCCGCCCTGCTCGGGGCCAGCTTCCGCCTCGCCCGGCAGGCCGACCGGCGTGCCGCGCGGACGGTGCTGACCGTGGAGGCGGGCCGGGGCATGGCGCAGGCGGTGAGCCTGCTGGCGGTCAACAGCGTGCTGGGCCGGCTGATGGCGGACGGCCCGATCGAGGAGCGGCTGCGCGGCGCCGCTCCCGCGCTGGCCACCGTCGCCGCCGTGACGGCGGTGGCGGCCGTGCTGCGGGCGGTCAGCACCTACGCCACCGGGCGGCTGGAGCCCAAGGTGGAGCGCGTGGCCACCGAGCAGTATCTGGAGCGGGCCGCGAACGTGGAGCTGGCCGCGATCGAGGACCACGCCTTCCACAAACTGCTGGACACCGCCCAGTACGGCGCCGCCTCCGCCCGCCGCATGATCATGTACGGCACACGCGTGATCAACGCGATGATCTCGCTGGTCGCGGCGGCCGGTGTGCTGACCGTGCTGCACCCGGTGCTGCTGCCGCTGCTGGTGACCATGACCCTGCCGAGCGCGTGGAGCGCGCTGACCGTCGCCCGCCGCCGCTACGAGTCCTTCCACGCCTGGGTGCAGCACGCGCGCGCGGGACGGCTGCTCGGCAGCCTGCTCATCGAGCCGGAGGCGGCGCCGGAGATCCGTGTCCACGGGGTCGGGGGATTCCTGCTGCGGCACTTCCGCGCCATGTCGGAGACGGCGGAGGCGGAACAGGCCCGGCTGGCCCGGCTCGCGGCGCGCACCGGCCTGATCGCGGCGGCCTGGACGGGGATGGCGACGGTGGCGACGTACGCCACGCTCGGCGGGCTGCTGCTGGGCGGCGCGATGGCGCTGTCGGTGGCGGGCACGGCGGTGATCGCGATCCGTACCGGCTCACAGAGCCTGGAGACGCTCGTGGTGGAGGTCAACGCGCTGCACGAGGAAGCCCTGTTCGTGGGCGATCTGGAGCGGCTGTACAGCGAGGCGGCCGGGTGGGCCGTTCCGTCCGGCGGCGTGGCGCTGCCCGAGGACCCGCGCGAGATCCGCTTCGAGAACGTCACCTTCCGCTACCCCGGCGACGCGGCCCGCCCCGCCCTCGACGACGTGACGCTGACCCTGCCGCTGGGCCGGATCATCGCGCTCGTCGGGGAGAACGGCTCGGGCAAGACGACCCTGGTGAAGCTGCTCGCCGGGCTGTACACCCCCGACCGGGGCCGGATTCTGTGGGACGGCGTGGACGCGGCGGCGGCCGACCGGCACGCCCTCGCCGAGCGGATCGCGATGGTGGCGCAGGACTTCAAGCGGTGGCCGTTCACGGCCCGGGTGAACGTGGCCGTGGGCCGCGCCTCGGTGCCGGTGGACGACGAGCGGGTGACCGCCGCGGTCGCCGAGGCCGGGGCCGAGGAGGTCGTCGCGGACCTGCCGCGCGGGCTGAACACCCTGCTGGCCCGCAACTTCAGCGGCGGCCACCAGTTGTCGGGCGGTCAGTGGCAGCGCCTCGGGATCGCCCGCGCCGCCTACCGGCGGGGTCGCATCCTCATCGTGGACGAGCCGACGGCGGCCCTGGACGCCCGGGCGGAGCTGGAGGTCTTCGACACGATCCGCGCCCTGGCGGACAGCGGGCAGACGGTCGTCCTGATCACCCACCGGCTGGCGTCCGTGCGTCACGCGGATCTGGTGCACGTCCTCGACCAGGGCCGGCTGGTGGAGTCCGGCACCCCCGAGGAGCTGCTGGCGGCCGGCGGCGTCTACGCGGAGCTGTACTCCCTCCAGGCGGAGCAGTTCCACAGGGCGCCCGTGCCCGCTCCGGAGGCGGACTGA
- a CDS encoding FUSC family protein, with protein sequence MSRPAAPALPPWLAHALRAQRGPVPWSAVVRGALTAGPLLLAAVLAGHASAGVVAAVGAMLAGINDRPGSRRSSVKRIGVPALAGAGGLLVGTYAGQHLDAVTLTLVLTGLGCAAGGISAVGPVASASGTQVLVAAAVGAGMPLPEPGWQRSLLFLAGAGWLLALRLALPSPGSRAGSFRFDGERAAVAEVYDAVAALLDAVGGPDTTRRRAALTAALDQAQDALAGPRLRRYASSAAERRLRAQYAAALPLAEAATALAWAGEAVPARAGEGPRRLAAAVRGNTHTGPLPAPHRTAPGLRALDDALLHAAEAFDRGEGAALHSRGRTARELLPAVFGPGGREYGLRAGLCFGAGAAVAQALHHTPWSGHHQHWYWLPATAVFLVKPDLGPLVSRVLCRVAGTLLGALIFAGCAAVLPRPAGLIALVVVSGALIPVAARHFAAQTAVVTVLVLALVMAGGEPQAFLSRIGETLLACAIVLVVGHLPVPGRRGAGVRDRLATAGGAAQAYLAHVLGGSGDRVTRWRLRREAYRALAEARGAIALASAELPALARHTEGADELAATLERLVDTTTACAVHLDDTGRLTPRHTRRLADLREEVEQRRERVGLRLPELPLAG encoded by the coding sequence GTGTCCCGTCCCGCCGCCCCGGCCCTTCCGCCCTGGCTCGCCCACGCCCTGCGAGCCCAGCGCGGACCGGTGCCCTGGAGCGCGGTCGTCCGGGGCGCGCTGACCGCCGGGCCCCTGCTGCTCGCCGCCGTCCTGGCAGGGCACGCCTCCGCCGGGGTCGTCGCGGCCGTCGGCGCCATGCTGGCCGGGATCAACGACCGGCCGGGCAGCCGGCGCTCCTCCGTCAAGCGGATCGGGGTCCCCGCGCTCGCCGGGGCGGGCGGACTGCTGGTCGGCACGTACGCCGGGCAGCATCTCGACGCCGTCACGCTGACGCTGGTGCTCACCGGTCTCGGCTGCGCGGCCGGCGGTATCAGCGCCGTCGGGCCCGTGGCCTCCGCGTCCGGCACCCAGGTGCTGGTGGCCGCCGCGGTGGGGGCCGGAATGCCGTTGCCCGAGCCCGGCTGGCAGCGGTCCCTGCTCTTCCTCGCCGGGGCGGGGTGGCTGCTCGCGCTGCGGCTGGCCCTGCCGAGCCCCGGCTCCCGCGCCGGCAGCTTCCGGTTCGACGGGGAGCGGGCGGCCGTCGCCGAGGTCTACGACGCCGTGGCCGCGCTCCTCGACGCCGTCGGCGGCCCCGACACCACCCGGCGCCGCGCCGCGCTCACCGCCGCCCTCGACCAGGCGCAGGACGCGCTCGCCGGGCCCCGGCTGCGGCGGTACGCCTCGTCCGCGGCCGAGCGGCGGCTGCGCGCGCAGTACGCCGCCGCCCTGCCTCTCGCCGAGGCCGCGACCGCGCTCGCCTGGGCCGGTGAGGCGGTCCCGGCGCGCGCGGGGGAGGGGCCCCGGCGGCTCGCCGCCGCCGTCCGCGGCAACACCCACACCGGGCCGCTGCCCGCGCCGCACCGGACGGCGCCCGGGCTGCGTGCCCTGGACGACGCGCTGCTGCACGCCGCCGAGGCGTTCGACCGCGGAGAGGGAGCCGCCCTGCACTCCCGCGGGCGTACGGCCCGGGAACTGCTGCCGGCCGTGTTCGGCCCGGGCGGGCGGGAGTACGGGCTGCGCGCCGGGCTGTGCTTCGGCGCCGGTGCCGCGGTCGCCCAGGCACTGCACCACACTCCCTGGTCCGGGCACCACCAGCACTGGTACTGGCTGCCCGCCACCGCCGTCTTCCTCGTCAAGCCCGACCTCGGGCCGCTCGTCTCGCGCGTCCTGTGCCGGGTCGCCGGGACCCTCCTGGGCGCCCTGATCTTCGCCGGGTGCGCCGCTGTGCTGCCCCGGCCCGCCGGACTGATCGCCCTCGTGGTCGTCAGCGGCGCCCTCATCCCCGTCGCCGCCCGGCACTTCGCCGCCCAGACCGCCGTGGTCACCGTGCTCGTCCTGGCCCTGGTCATGGCCGGCGGGGAACCGCAGGCTTTTCTCAGCCGCATCGGCGAGACCCTGCTGGCCTGCGCCATCGTGCTGGTCGTCGGTCATCTGCCGGTGCCTGGGCGGCGCGGCGCGGGCGTGCGCGACCGGCTCGCGACGGCGGGCGGCGCCGCCCAGGCGTATCTCGCCCACGTGCTCGGCGGGTCCGGCGACCGCGTCACCCGCTGGCGGCTGCGCCGGGAGGCGTACCGCGCCCTCGCCGAAGCCCGCGGCGCCATCGCCCTCGCCTCCGCCGAGTTGCCCGCGCTCGCCCGGCACACCGAGGGCGCCGACGAACTCGCCGCCACCCTCGAACGCCTGGTCGACACCACCACCGCCTGCGCCGTGCACCTCGACGACACCGGCCGGCTCACCCCCCGGCACACCAGGCGCCTCGCCGACCTGCGCGAGGAGGTCGAGCAGCGGCGCGAGCGCGTGGGACTGCGGCTGCCGGAGCTGCCCCTCGCCGGGTAG
- a CDS encoding DUF6343 family protein, which produces MRTGSEPVTARSALRARFWLCAWGVVWTVFGTVVFVLIGHPGWAAVCGALWLIITIDLLLVVRHIRQGPHWQPGRSVPPYRPPDGPP; this is translated from the coding sequence ATGCGTACGGGCAGTGAACCGGTGACCGCGCGCAGTGCGCTGCGGGCGCGGTTCTGGCTGTGCGCGTGGGGCGTGGTCTGGACGGTCTTCGGCACGGTGGTGTTCGTGCTCATCGGGCACCCCGGCTGGGCGGCGGTCTGCGGGGCGCTGTGGCTGATCATCACGATCGACCTGCTCCTCGTCGTCCGGCACATCCGCCAGGGTCCGCACTGGCAGCCGGGCCGGAGCGTCCCGCCGTACCGGCCGCCGGACGGCCCTCCCTGA
- a CDS encoding amidohydrolase has translation MTPSAAPPPAEPARLADLVVTGCTVLLHDDRERIVFQEDAAVVVRDGVIDSVTPAAAVAALPARERIDARGQVAMPGLINCHTHAPMAALRGLAEDLPTEEWFNDVVWPVESNLTGRDVELGARLACAEMIRGGVTCFADHYFRMDTVAAVVAECGLRAHLGQAFFSSQGARGREESLQFALRHRGGAGGRVTTALAPHAPYTVDDAGLAATAELAHAHDLPVHLHAAENRAQTDASLARHGATPVEVLERTGILGTDVLIAHGTGIVERDLPVLARAGGRTAVATAPRGYLKFAWPTTTPVRALRDLGIPVGLATDGAASNNSLDVWESMALTSLVQKSAEGDPRWLTARQALHHATLQSARALGLEEVVGGIAAGRRADIVLVDLTGPHTQPVHDLAATLVHSARSSDVRTTIVDGRILMRDRELLTLDVPAVVRELGERLPALVDRGHGRRVQRYDT, from the coding sequence ATGACGCCTTCCGCCGCACCGCCGCCCGCCGAGCCCGCCCGGCTCGCCGACCTCGTCGTCACCGGCTGTACCGTCCTCCTGCACGACGACCGGGAGCGGATCGTGTTCCAGGAGGACGCCGCCGTCGTCGTCCGTGACGGAGTGATCGATTCCGTGACCCCGGCCGCCGCCGTCGCCGCCCTGCCCGCCCGTGAGCGGATCGACGCGCGCGGACAGGTCGCCATGCCGGGGCTGATCAACTGCCACACGCACGCACCGATGGCCGCGCTGCGCGGACTCGCCGAGGACCTGCCCACCGAGGAGTGGTTCAACGACGTCGTCTGGCCCGTCGAGTCCAACCTCACCGGACGGGACGTCGAACTGGGCGCCCGGCTCGCCTGCGCGGAGATGATCCGCGGCGGCGTGACCTGCTTCGCCGACCACTACTTCCGGATGGACACGGTCGCCGCCGTCGTCGCCGAGTGCGGTCTGCGGGCCCATCTGGGCCAGGCGTTCTTCTCCTCGCAGGGCGCCCGCGGCCGGGAGGAGTCCCTTCAGTTCGCGCTGCGCCACCGGGGAGGCGCCGGCGGGCGCGTCACCACCGCCCTCGCCCCGCACGCCCCCTACACCGTGGACGACGCCGGCCTCGCCGCCACCGCGGAACTCGCCCACGCCCACGACCTGCCCGTGCACCTCCACGCCGCCGAGAACCGCGCCCAGACCGACGCCAGCCTCGCCCGGCACGGCGCCACCCCCGTCGAGGTCCTGGAACGCACCGGGATCCTCGGCACCGACGTCCTCATCGCGCACGGCACCGGCATCGTCGAACGCGACCTCCCGGTGCTCGCGCGCGCGGGAGGCCGTACGGCGGTCGCCACCGCGCCCCGGGGGTACCTCAAGTTCGCCTGGCCCACCACCACACCCGTCCGTGCCCTGCGCGACCTCGGCATCCCGGTGGGACTGGCCACGGACGGCGCCGCCTCCAACAACTCCCTCGACGTGTGGGAGTCGATGGCCCTCACCTCCTTGGTGCAGAAGTCCGCCGAAGGCGACCCCCGGTGGCTGACCGCACGCCAGGCCCTGCACCACGCCACGCTGCAGAGCGCCCGCGCGCTCGGGCTGGAGGAGGTGGTGGGCGGGATCGCCGCGGGGCGCCGGGCCGACATCGTCCTCGTCGACCTCACCGGCCCGCACACCCAGCCCGTCCACGATCTCGCCGCCACCCTGGTGCACAGCGCCCGGTCCTCCGACGTCCGCACCACGATCGTCGACGGGCGGATCCTGATGCGTGACCGGGAACTGCTCACCCTGGACGTGCCGGCCGTCGTGCGGGAGCTGGGGGAGCGGCTGCCCGCCCTCGTGGACCGCGGCCACGGCAGACGCGTCCAGCGGTACGACACCTGA
- a CDS encoding nucleotidyltransferase domain-containing protein produces MSSPKGPTDAAHVTDPAFLDATADRLAALPGVRAVALGGSRAGGSHRPDSDWDLAVYYRGAFDPADLRALGWEGEVGEIGGWGGGVFNGGASLTVDGRRVDVHYRGLDDVEHRLAEAEAGQFGIEPLLFHLAGIPTYVVVAELAINTALRGELPRPAYPEPLRRAACERWYGMAAATLAYAKAGHAPKGALTQVAGAIALAATQTAHAVLAARGEWVTNEKGMVERAGLGETDVLLGGLRSEPETLGRAVAEAETLFGQAVDEVRPPAA; encoded by the coding sequence GTGTCCTCCCCCAAGGGCCCCACCGACGCCGCCCACGTCACGGATCCGGCCTTCCTGGACGCCACCGCCGACCGCCTCGCCGCCCTCCCCGGCGTGCGGGCCGTGGCCCTCGGTGGCTCCCGCGCCGGAGGCTCCCACCGCCCCGACAGCGACTGGGACCTGGCGGTCTACTACCGGGGCGCCTTCGACCCCGCCGACCTCCGGGCCCTCGGCTGGGAGGGCGAGGTCGGTGAGATCGGTGGCTGGGGCGGCGGCGTCTTCAACGGAGGGGCCTCGCTGACCGTCGACGGGCGGCGGGTCGACGTCCACTACCGGGGCCTCGACGACGTGGAGCACCGGCTGGCCGAGGCGGAGGCCGGGCAGTTCGGTATCGAACCCCTGTTGTTCCACCTGGCCGGCATCCCCACCTATGTCGTCGTCGCGGAACTCGCGATCAACACGGCGCTGCGGGGAGAGCTGCCCCGCCCGGCCTACCCGGAGCCGCTGCGCCGGGCCGCCTGTGAGCGCTGGTACGGCATGGCCGCCGCCACCCTCGCCTACGCCAAGGCCGGTCACGCCCCCAAGGGCGCCCTCACCCAGGTCGCCGGCGCGATCGCGCTCGCCGCCACGCAGACGGCCCACGCGGTGCTCGCGGCGCGGGGGGAGTGGGTCACCAACGAGAAGGGGATGGTGGAGCGGGCCGGGCTGGGCGAGACCGACGTACTGCTGGGAGGGCTGCGCTCCGAGCCCGAGACGCTGGGCCGGGCGGTCGCCGAGGCCGAGACACTGTTCGGGCAGGCCGTGGACGAGGTCCGGCCGCCGGCCGCGTAG
- a CDS encoding RidA family protein gives MIQRVTVPGLFPPPAYSHASVVEAGTKLAFLAGSVPLDSGGKLVGEGDPVRQAEQVIANLGAQLHAVGSDPSQVVRTEVYVVSSDPAALSAVWEVVRASGLSSGPHASTLIGVACLGYPGQLVEITATAVAPEEARR, from the coding sequence GTGATCCAGCGCGTCACCGTCCCCGGTCTTTTCCCGCCGCCCGCCTACTCCCACGCCTCCGTCGTCGAGGCCGGGACCAAGCTCGCGTTCCTGGCCGGATCGGTGCCGCTCGATTCCGGCGGGAAGCTGGTCGGCGAGGGCGATCCGGTCCGACAGGCGGAGCAGGTGATCGCCAACCTCGGCGCGCAACTGCACGCCGTCGGCAGTGACCCGTCGCAGGTGGTGCGGACGGAGGTGTACGTCGTGAGCAGTGACCCCGCGGCCCTGTCCGCCGTCTGGGAGGTGGTCAGGGCGTCCGGGCTCAGCAGCGGTCCGCACGCGTCGACGCTGATCGGGGTGGCTTGCCTCGGATATCCGGGACAGTTGGTGGAGATCACGGCCACGGCCGTCGCACCCGAGGAAGCCCGCCGGTGA
- a CDS encoding uracil-DNA glycosylase, with translation MDTSGLPVLDERIAGCRACPRLVAWREEVARTKRAAFADWTYWGRPVPGFGPPDARLLIVGLAPAAHGGNRTGRMFTGDRSGDVLYEALYDLGLASQPTAVTADDGLELYGVRVTSPVHCAPPANKPTPEERDTCRPWLVQELRLLRPTLRAVVVLGAFGWQAALPAFAEAGWGVPRPRPAFGHGTRVPLDGLDLFGCFHVSQRNTFTGRLTPAMLREVLRAAADVAGLPTPSSPG, from the coding sequence ATGGACACCAGCGGCCTGCCGGTACTCGACGAACGGATCGCGGGGTGCCGGGCCTGCCCGCGGCTGGTCGCCTGGCGCGAGGAGGTGGCGCGCACCAAGCGGGCCGCCTTCGCCGACTGGACGTACTGGGGCCGGCCGGTCCCGGGATTCGGCCCGCCCGACGCCCGGCTGCTGATCGTCGGCCTCGCCCCGGCCGCGCACGGCGGGAACCGCACCGGCCGGATGTTCACCGGCGACCGCTCCGGTGACGTGCTGTACGAGGCGCTGTACGACCTGGGGCTCGCCTCGCAGCCCACCGCCGTCACCGCCGACGACGGCCTGGAACTGTACGGCGTACGCGTCACCTCGCCGGTGCACTGCGCTCCGCCGGCGAACAAGCCCACCCCCGAGGAGCGCGACACCTGCCGTCCATGGCTCGTCCAGGAGCTCCGGCTGCTGCGGCCGACCCTGCGTGCCGTGGTCGTGCTCGGTGCCTTCGGCTGGCAGGCCGCGCTGCCCGCGTTCGCCGAGGCCGGGTGGGGCGTGCCCAGGCCGAGGCCGGCCTTCGGCCACGGCACCCGGGTGCCGCTGGACGGGCTCGACCTCTTCGGGTGCTTCCACGTCAGCCAGCGCAACACGTTCACCGGCAGGCTCACGCCCGCCATGCTGCGGGAGGTCCTGCGCGCGGCTGCCGACGTGGCGGGCCTGCCGACCCCGTCGTCCCCTGGGTGA
- a CDS encoding NAD(P)/FAD-dependent oxidoreductase has protein sequence MPDTAPAGRPTAIVIGASAAGLFAATALAEFADVTLIERDTLPQGAEPRRGVPQAKHAHLVWSGGVTAFDELLPGAVDDVVDAGGRLVPIMGNMVSRAPNEVWFRRFTSTHHRNLVSSRDLLDAALRRRALAHDHITLRQDTTVLHLEGDATRVTGIRIRTGQDEATLSADLIVDASGRGSRTPQWLEDLGLPRVTERQVDAGVTYATRYYRAPGTTADSDFPLINVQANPAKAPGQGGIILPVENGRWIVTLAGTRGGEPTSDPDAFLDFALNLGDPIIGELLKNADPLSDVATTHSTANHRRYYEKLSRWPDGFTVLGDAIAGYNPVYGHGLTVAAQCALAVRNTLRNTPLTAPGTARRLQRAAARPVSTAWDLAVGQDAFYPGATSAPPTIAERYLAKFVDQAVATGARNPRALGALLDVMSMEKPPTRLFSPDMLIPMILGPRRPFLPAPPLTEAERAAASA, from the coding sequence ATGCCTGACACAGCCCCCGCCGGCCGGCCCACCGCCATCGTCATCGGCGCCAGCGCCGCCGGCCTCTTCGCGGCAACCGCCCTCGCCGAGTTCGCCGACGTCACCCTCATCGAACGCGACACCCTTCCCCAGGGAGCAGAGCCCCGCCGCGGGGTCCCCCAGGCCAAGCACGCGCACCTCGTGTGGAGCGGAGGCGTCACCGCGTTCGACGAACTCCTGCCCGGCGCTGTCGACGACGTCGTCGACGCAGGCGGCCGACTGGTCCCCATCATGGGCAACATGGTCTCCCGCGCCCCCAACGAGGTGTGGTTCCGCAGGTTCACATCAACCCACCACCGCAACCTCGTGTCCTCGCGCGACCTCCTCGACGCGGCACTGCGACGCCGAGCGCTCGCCCACGATCACATCACCCTCCGCCAGGACACCACCGTCCTGCACCTGGAGGGAGACGCCACCCGCGTCACCGGTATCCGCATCCGCACCGGCCAAGACGAAGCCACACTCAGCGCAGACCTCATCGTCGACGCCTCCGGCCGTGGCTCCCGCACCCCCCAGTGGCTCGAGGACCTCGGCCTGCCCCGCGTCACCGAGCGCCAGGTCGACGCCGGCGTCACCTACGCCACCCGCTACTACCGGGCGCCGGGCACCACCGCCGACAGCGACTTCCCACTCATCAACGTCCAGGCCAACCCCGCCAAGGCCCCCGGCCAGGGCGGCATCATCCTGCCCGTCGAGAACGGCCGCTGGATCGTCACCCTCGCCGGCACCCGCGGCGGCGAACCCACCAGCGACCCCGACGCCTTCCTGGACTTCGCCCTCAACCTGGGCGACCCCATAATCGGGGAACTGTTGAAGAACGCCGACCCGCTCAGCGACGTCGCCACGACCCACAGCACGGCCAACCACCGCCGCTACTACGAAAAGCTCAGCCGCTGGCCCGACGGATTCACCGTCCTCGGCGACGCCATCGCCGGGTACAACCCGGTATACGGACACGGCCTCACCGTCGCCGCCCAGTGCGCCCTCGCCGTGCGCAACACCTTGCGCAACACCCCGCTGACAGCCCCGGGCACCGCACGCCGACTTCAGCGAGCAGCAGCCCGCCCCGTCTCCACCGCCTGGGACCTGGCCGTCGGCCAGGACGCGTTCTACCCGGGCGCCACCAGCGCCCCGCCCACCATCGCCGAGCGGTACCTGGCGAAGTTCGTCGACCAGGCGGTTGCCACCGGCGCCCGCAACCCGCGCGCGCTCGGCGCCCTGCTGGACGTGATGAGCATGGAGAAACCGCCCACGCGTCTGTTCTCTCCCGACATGCTGATCCCCATGATCCTGGGCCCCAGGCGGCCGTTCCTGCCGGCGCCGCCCCTCACAGAGGCCGAGCGAGCAGCCGCTTCTGCCTGA